In Pseudemcibacter aquimaris, the sequence TTTATGAGCGTCGAGCCCCTCTTCATCGGCAAGAGACATGGCAGGCGGCCCAATAACCGCCAGATTATCCGCATCACATTCAATAAGTGTATTTCGTTTCATGAAATCAAGCACGCTTAAGCCAGATGAAAATCTCGCGCTTCCTGATGTTGGCAAAACATGATTTGGCCCGGCGATATAATCACCGATGGCCTCGGGTGTATAACGGCCAATGAATATGGAACCGGCATTTCTGATTTTCACGGTAAACCCACGCGCGTCTTCCACCGCCACTTCAAGATGTTCCGGGGCGATTTGGTCAATAAGTGCCGGTGCATCATCAAGGTTATCCACAATAATAACACATCCGTGGTTTTCCCAACTGGTACGGGCGATTTCAGCACGAGGTAACGTTTTAAGGTGACCATCCACCGCTGCAATTACGTCTTTTGCATAATCCGCATCATCAGTGATTAATATACTTTGGGCGACCTCGTCATGTTCGGCCTGCGAAAGCAAATCCATGGCAATCCATTTCGGATCATTTTGATTATCCGCCACCACAAGAATTTCTGAAGGACCCGCGATCATATCAATACCAACGGTTCCGAATACTTCCTTTTTCGCGGCGGCAACATAGGCATTACCCGGCCCCGCAATCACATCAACCGCATTAATCGTTTCGGTTCCGTAAGCAAGTGCACCAACCGCCTGCGCCCCACCAATTTTATAAATTTCAGTGATACCTGAAACTTGCGCCGCGGCCAGCACCAGCGGATTTAATTCACCGTTCGGGCATGGCACAACCATGATAATGCGTTCAACGCCGGCGGCTTTTGCCGGAATAGCATTCATTAAAACGGATGATGGGTATGCCGCTTTACCGCCCGGCACATAAATACCGGCGGCACCAACAGCATTCCAACGAACGCCAAGACGTACGCCCTGCTCATCGGTCATGTCATCATCTTCGGGGATATGGCGAATGTGAAAATCACTAATGCGTTTTGCCGCGATTTTAAGGGCGTCCATGGTTTCCACGGATACCTGCTCAAGCGCCGCGTTTATTTCCGCGTCACTGACACGCATTGTGTCTTCGTTTAATTCAAGGTTATCAAATTTCGACGTATAATCAAAAAGGGCCTTATTCCCGTTTTCACGAACGTCTTTAAGAATTTCTTTAACGACACCAGATACGTCATTTTCCGTGTTACGGTTCGCTTTTAATAATTCTGAAAAAGCATCCGAAAACCCGGCATCTTTTGTGTTTAACTGATTAACCATCGAGCGCCCCTCTAACACGATCGATGATGTCGCTGATTTCTTCGCTGCGGGTTTTAAACGCTGTACGGTTCACAATAAAACGTGACGTGATATCAATGATTTTTTCAATTTCAACAAGGCCGTTTGCCTTCATGGTCGCGCCCGTGCTGACCAGGTCAACAATACGGCGACAAAGACCAAGGCTTGGCGCAAGTTCCATAGCACCATTAAGCTTGATACATTCCGCCTGTACCCCACGCTGTGCGAAATATTGTGCGGTTAAGTTCGGATACTTGGTCGCAACACGAACGTGGCTCCATTGGCTTGGGTCATCTGTTTCGCTTAATTCTTTAAGCTCAGCGACGGATAATCGACAATGCCCGATATCAAGGTCAAGCGGCGCATAAATTTCCGGATAATCAAATTCAAGAAGCACATCATTACCGGCAACGCCGATTTGCGCAGCACCAAAGGCAACAAAGGTCGCCACATCGAAACTTCTGACACGAATAATTTTTAGATGATCATGATTGGTATCAAAGGTAAGTTTACGTGATTTCGGATTATCAAAATCCGCTTCCGGCTCGATCCCCGCAGCGCGGATGATCGGCATAACTTCTTCGAGAATGCGCCCCTTTGGCAAGGCCATAATCATAGGTTCAATATCTGACACCGTCTTATTCCTGATTACCAATTATAAAAAATAGCGTAATCGCTATAGATTCTGGCTTCTTTTACAGAAAATCAAGACTGATGGCTAGAGCAAATCTAAAGAAAACCAAATGGTTTAGACAAAATCTTCTTTAACCCCACTATAGCTTTTAAATTCAAGCGGGTTTCCCGATGGATCAATGATGAACATCGTATGTTGCTGTTCGCGCTTGCCGGCATATCTGACCGTCGGTTTAATCACGAATGGATAATCATGTTTTTCCAGTGACGCCTGCACCTTTTCATAATCATCAATTGATAAAACAACCCCGAAATGCGGGATCGGAACCTTAACCCCATCCACAAGACCACAATAATCAAGTTCCGGGATATTATCGGAAAGATGTGCGGTTACCTGATGGCCGAAAAAATTATAATCAAGCCAGGTTTCATTTGAACGCCCCTCCTCACAACCAAGGATATCGCCATAAAAATGACGTGTTGTATCATGATCTTTCATTTTGAAAGAATAATGAAATGGTGGAATGTTACTCATTTAATCCCTCTAAAATTCCATGCTTTGGATGGCATTTCGCCTTATAGGGCTCCCCAATATCCTGCATGCTTGCTTCAATTAATTCTGTTTCAAGTCTGATCACCGCGTCCGCAGCAAAAATCAGATCAATGGCGATGTTGCCATTTTCCAATTCACCCGCCTCAATCGCGAGCAATTCTAACACGTGGGATTTATCACCTTGTGGAATGTTTTGCGCGCTGACCTTAAGCACATTTTCAAAATGACAACCCGTGCGGATACGGTGACAATTATGCTTTTGATCCTTGCTGCCGATGCCGTGTTCTTCCCACTGGTATCTATTGATCATTAGGGCAAAAAGACGTTCGCGCGGTGAAAATGAAAAATCCCCGACAACCGTCACCGCATCCTGAAGGTACGCAGAAATGATCGTCAGGTCTTCATGATCCTGTGCTTTAAGCTTTAACCCTTTTTCCATTTAAATTCGCCTTTTGGCTTTAAATCCCCATACCGCTGTCGCGGGTTATCTTCGCACCAACGTTCTGTAACTTTTCTACCAGACGTTCATAGCCACGATCAAGATGATAAATGCGATTAACGAATGTTTGTCTATCGGCCACAAGTCCGGCAAGCACCAATGACATGGATGCACGAAGGTCCGTTGCCATCACTGGTGCCCCCAAAAGCTGATCAACACCACGCACAATCGCTGTTGATCCATGCATGGTGATATCCGCGCCCATACGGGTGAGCTCCGGCACATGCATAAAACGATTTTCAAAGATGGTTTCATTGATCACTGATGCGCTATCGCAAATGGTCATCATCGCCATAACCTGCGCCTGCATATCCGTTGGAAAACCCGGGAATGGCTGTGTTGTGACATTGATCCCCTTAATTTTATCACTCGCTAGCTTTGCAATCACACCTTGATCCGTTTCGGTGAATTCAATGCCAGCTTCATGTAATGCGCCAACGGTTCCCGTCATGACCTCAAGCAAATTTTCGCCAACCAG encodes:
- the hisD gene encoding histidinol dehydrogenase, yielding MVNQLNTKDAGFSDAFSELLKANRNTENDVSGVVKEILKDVRENGNKALFDYTSKFDNLELNEDTMRVSDAEINAALEQVSVETMDALKIAAKRISDFHIRHIPEDDDMTDEQGVRLGVRWNAVGAAGIYVPGGKAAYPSSVLMNAIPAKAAGVERIIMVVPCPNGELNPLVLAAAQVSGITEIYKIGGAQAVGALAYGTETINAVDVIAGPGNAYVAAAKKEVFGTVGIDMIAGPSEILVVADNQNDPKWIAMDLLSQAEHDEVAQSILITDDADYAKDVIAAVDGHLKTLPRAEIARTSWENHGCVIIVDNLDDAPALIDQIAPEHLEVAVEDARGFTVKIRNAGSIFIGRYTPEAIGDYIAGPNHVLPTSGSARFSSGLSVLDFMKRNTLIECDADNLAVIGPPAMSLADEEGLDAHKHSIGIRLK
- the hisG gene encoding ATP phosphoribosyltransferase — its product is MIMALPKGRILEEVMPIIRAAGIEPEADFDNPKSRKLTFDTNHDHLKIIRVRSFDVATFVAFGAAQIGVAGNDVLLEFDYPEIYAPLDLDIGHCRLSVAELKELSETDDPSQWSHVRVATKYPNLTAQYFAQRGVQAECIKLNGAMELAPSLGLCRRIVDLVSTGATMKANGLVEIEKIIDITSRFIVNRTAFKTRSEEISDIIDRVRGALDG
- a CDS encoding VOC family protein, whose protein sequence is MSNIPPFHYSFKMKDHDTTRHFYGDILGCEEGRSNETWLDYNFFGHQVTAHLSDNIPELDYCGLVDGVKVPIPHFGVVLSIDDYEKVQASLEKHDYPFVIKPTVRYAGKREQQHTMFIIDPSGNPLEFKSYSGVKEDFV
- a CDS encoding DUF2948 family protein; protein product: MEKGLKLKAQDHEDLTIISAYLQDAVTVVGDFSFSPRERLFALMINRYQWEEHGIGSKDQKHNCHRIRTGCHFENVLKVSAQNIPQGDKSHVLELLAIEAGELENGNIAIDLIFAADAVIRLETELIEASMQDIGEPYKAKCHPKHGILEGLNE